From Desmodus rotundus isolate HL8 chromosome 10, HLdesRot8A.1, whole genome shotgun sequence, one genomic window encodes:
- the LOC112318189 gene encoding mitochondrial ornithine transporter 2, with the protein MRSNPAIQAAIDLTAGALGGTVCVLTGQPFDTVKVKMQTFPGLYKGISDCCLKTYSQVGLRGFYRGTGPALMAYVAENSVLFMCYGFCQQFVRNVVGLDKQAKLSDLQTATAGSLASAFAALALCPTELVKCRLQTMYEMEMSGKVAKSHYTVWSVVKSILRKDGPCGFYHGLSSTLLQEVPGYFFFFGGYELSRSFFASGRSKDELGPVPLMLSGGIAGICLWLVVFPVDCIKSRIQVLSMSGKQAGFIGTLLSVVESEGIAALYSGLSATLIRAFPANGSLVLAYEYSRKTMMSQFESD; encoded by the coding sequence ATGAGGTCCAACCCTGCCATCCAAGCGGCCATAGACCTCACGGCGGGGGCCCTCGGCGGCACcgtgtgtgtcctgaccgggcAGCCCTTCGACACGGTGAAAGTGAAGATGCAGACCTTCCCCGGCCTGTACAAGGGCATCTCCGACTGCTGCCTGAAGACGTACTCCCAAGTAGGCCTGCGCGGCTTCTACAGGGGCACCGGCCCAGCGCTGATGGCCTACGTCGCCGAGAACTCTGTCCTCTTCATGTGCTACGGCTTCTGCCAACAGTTTGTGAGGAACGTGGTGGGACTGGACAAGCAGGCAAAGCTGAGTGACCTGCAGACTGCAACCGCCGGTTCCTTGGCCTCGGCGTTTGCTGCGCTGGCCCTGTGCCCCACTGAGCTTGTGAAGTGCCGTCTACAGACCATGTACGAAATGGAAATGTCAGGGAAGGTAGCCAAAAGCCACTACACAGTTTGGTCCGTCGTGAAGAGCATCCTTAGGAAGGATGGCCCCTGTGGCTTCTACCACGGACTCTCCAGCACTCTCCTTCAAGAAGTACCAGGCTATTTCTTCTTCTTCGGTGGCTATGAACTGAGCCGATCGTTTTTTGCCTCAGGGAGATCGAAAGATGAACTAGGCCCTGTCCCTTTGATGTTAagtggtggaattgctgggattTGCCTTTGGCTTGTCGTATTCCCAGTGGATTGTATCAAATCCAGAATTCAGGTTCTTTCCATGTCTGGAAAACAGGCAGGATTTATTGGAACTCTGTTAAGTGTTGTGGAAAGTGAGGGGATAGCAGCCTTATATTCTGGACTGTCAGCTACTCTGATTCGAGCGTTCCCTGCCAATGGGTCACTGGTTTTGGCTTATGAATACAGCAGGAAGACGATGATGAGCCAGTTTGAATCAGACTGA
- the TAF7 gene encoding transcription initiation factor TFIID subunit 7: MSKSKDDAPHELESQFILRLPPEYASTVRRAVQSGHVNLKDRLTIELHPDGRHGIVRVDRVPLASKLVDLPCVMESLKTIDKKTFYKTADICQMLVSTVDGDLYPPVEEPVAAAAAAPAAADPKASKKKDKDKEKKFVWNHGITLPLKNVRKRRFRKTAKKKYIESPDVEKEVKRLLSTDAEAVSTRWEIIAEDETKETENQGLDISSPGMSGHRQGHDSLEHDELREIFNDLSSSSEDEDETQHQDEEDINIIDTEEDLERQLQDKLNTSDEQHQENEGTNQLVIGIQKQIDNMKGKLQETQDRAKRQEDLIMKVENLALKNRFQAVLDELKQKEDREKEQLSSLQEELESLLEK, translated from the coding sequence ATGAGTAAGAGCAAAGATGATGCTCCTCACGAACTAGAGAGCCAGTTTATCTTACGTCTGCCTCCGGAATATGCTTCTACTGTGAGGCGGGCAGTACAGTCTGGTCATGTCAACCTGAAGGACAGACTGACAATAGAGTTACACCCGGATGGGCGTCATGGAATTGTCAGAGTGGACCGGGTCCCACTGGCCTCAAAATTGGTAGATCTGCCATGTGTTATGGAAAGTTTGAAAACTATTGATAAAAAAACCTTTTACAAGACAGCAGATATCTGTCAGATGCTTGTATCTACAGTTGATGGTGATCTCTACCCTCCAGTGGAGGAAccagttgctgctgctgctgcagcaccTGCCGCTGCAGACCCCAAGGCAAGCAAAAAAAAGGataaggacaaagagaaaaagttTGTATGGAACCATGGAATCACTCTGCCTCTAAAAAATGTCAGAAAGAGACGGTTCCGGAAGACAGCAAAGAAGAAGTATATCGAATCTCCAGATGTGGAAAAAGAAGTGAAGCGTTTGCTGAGTACAGATGCTGAAGCTGTCAGTACTCGTTGGGAAATAATTGCTgaagatgaaacaaaagaaaCGGAAAATCAAGGCCTTGATATCTCTTCTCCAGGAATGTCAGGCCACAGGCAGGGCCATGATTCATTAGAACATGATGAGCTTCGGGAGATATTCAATGACCTCAGCAGCAGCAGTGAAGATGAAGATGAGACACAGCATCAAGATGAGGAAGATATCAACATCATCGATACAGAGGAAGATCTGGAAAGACAGCTGCAGGACAAGCTAAATACATCAGATGAACAGCACCAAGAAAATGAAGGAACCAATCAGTTAGTTATAGGGATTCAGAAACAGATTGATAACATGAAAGGAAAGCTCCAGGAGACCCAGGACAGGGCGAAACGACAGGAAGATCTCATCATGAAAGTGGAAAACCTGGCTCTCAAGAACAGATTTCAGGCTGTGCTGGATGAACTCAAACAAAAGGAAGACCGAGAAAAGGAGCAGCTCAGCTCTTTGCAGGAAGAGCTAGAATCACTCCTAGAGAAGTAA
- the LOC112318132 gene encoding protocadherin gamma-A1 isoform X1: MAIWVTLPGYSGQVLLFLFLVLLLEAQAGKIRYSVPEETGEGFFVGNIAEHLGLQPQELAERGVRIVSRGRTQLFALNQRGGSLVTVGRIDREELCAQSERCLINFNILVEDKMKLFPVEVEIIDVNDNTPQFQLEEVEFKMNELTTPGTRIPLPFGQDLDVGINSLQSYQLSSSSHFSLDVQQGADGSPHPEMVLQSPLDREEEAVHHLLLTASDGGNPVHSGTLRIRVQVVDANDNPPAFTQAQYHISVLENVPLGTRLLIVKATDPDEGANGEVTYSFYNIDPKVAQIFQLDSYTGEISNKEPLDFEEYKVYPMEVQAQDGAGLMSRTKVLIKVLDINDNAPEVTITPVTTAIPENFPPATIIALISVHDQDSGDNGHTTCSIPADLPFKLEKLVDNYYRLVTERALDRELTSRYDITVTATDQGTPTLSTEMHIPLQVTDVNDNPPAFTQDSYSTYLLENNPRGASIFSVTAHDTDSDENARVTYSLVKDTIQGVPLSSYVSINSDTGILYALGSFDYEQFQDLQLRVTAQDSGDPPLSSNVSLNIFLLDQNDNAPEILYPTLPTDGSTGVELAPRSAEPGYLVTKVVAVDRDSGQNAWLSYRLLKASEPGLFVVGLHTGEVRTARALLDRDALKQSLVVAVQDHGQPSLSATVTLTVAVADSIPDVLADLGNLEPSASPDDSSLTLYLVVAVTVVSCVFLAFVIVLLALRLRRWHTSHLPQASGRGVAGVPTSHFVGVDGVRAFLQTYSHEVSLTSDSRKSHLIFPQPNYADTLISQESCEKNDLLSAPQSLLEGKKEMFSQVNFLW; this comes from the coding sequence ATGGCGATTTGGGTGACGCTGCCGGGCTACAGCGGGCAGGTCCTGCTGTTCCTTTTTCTAGTGCTGTTGTTGGAAGCTCAGGCCGGGAAGATCCGCTACTCCGTGCCAGAAGAGACAGGCGAAGGTTTCTTCGTGGGCAACATCGCCGAACACCTGGGGCTACAACCCCAGGAGCTGGCAGAGCGAGGAGTCCGCATCGTCTCCAGAGGTAGGACGCAGCTTTTTGCTCTAAACCAAAGAGGCGGCAGCTTGGTCACAGTGGGTAGGATAGACCGGGAGGAGCTCTGCGCTCAGAGCGAGCGGTGTCTGATCAATTTTAACATCTTGGTAGAGGATAAAATGAAGCTTTTCCCTGTTGAAGTGGAAATAATTGATGTTAATGATAACACTCCCCAATTCCAGTTAGAAGAAGTGGAATTTAAAATGAATGAGCTAACCACTCCAGGTACCAGGATCCCTCTGCCTTTTGGGCAAGACCTTGATGTGGGAATTAATTCACTCCAGAGCTACCAACTCAGCTCCAGCTCTCATTTCTCCCTGGACGTGCAACAAGGAGCTGACGGATCCCCACACCCAGAGATGGTGCTGCAGAGCCCGCTGGATAGGGAAGAAGAAGCTGTCCACCATCTTCTCCTCACCGCTTCTGATGGGGGCAACCCAGTCCATTCAGGAACCCTCCGCATTCGTGTTCAGGTAGTGGATGCAAATGACAATCCTCCAGCATTTACTCAAGCACAGTACCACATAAGTGTCCTGGAGAATGTGCCACTGGGCACTCGGCTACTCATAGTAAAAGCCACTGACCCAGATGAAGGAGCCAATGGGGAAGTAACATACTCCTTTTATAATATAGACCCAAAAGTAGCCCAGATATTTCAGTTGGATTCTTACACAGGAGAAATATCAAATAAAGAACCCTTGGATTTTGAGGAATACAAAGTTTATCCAATGGAAGTTCAGGCTCAGGATGGTGCAGGCCTTATGTCTCGAACTAAGGTGCTGATCAAAGTTCTAGACATCAATGATAATGCCCCAGAAGTGACCATCACCCCTGTCACTACTGCAATCCCAGAAAACTTTCCTCCTGCAACCATAATTGCTCTCATCAGTGTGCATGACCAGGACTCTGGAGACAATGGTCACACTACATGTTCCATTCCTGCAGATTTACCCTTTAAATTAGAAAAGTTAGTTGATAATTATTACCGTTTAGTTACAGAAAGAGCACTGGACAGAGAACTTACCTCCAGGTATGACATCACAGTAACAGCAACAGATCAGGGAACTCCGACTCTATCTACTGAAATGCACATTCCATTGCAAGTGACAGATGTCAATGACAACCCCCCTGCCTTCACCCAGGACTCCTACTCCACCTACCTACTGGAAAACAACCCCAGAGGAGCCTCCATCTTCTCTGTGACAGCCCATGACACTGACAGCGATGAGAATGCACGAGTCACTTACTCCCTAGTTAAGGACACCATCCAGGGGGTACCTCTGTCCTCCTATGTTTCCATCAACTCAGACACCGGCATCCTGTATGCACTTGGATCTTTTGACTATGAGCAGTTTCAGGACCTGCAACTGAGAGTGACTGCTCAGGACAGTGGGGACCCACCGCTCAGTAGTAATGTGTCACTGAACATATTCCTGCTGGACCAGAACGACAATGCACCAGAGATTCTGTACCCCACGCTCCCCACGGACGGTTCCACTGGTGTGGAGCTGGCACCTCGCTCTGCAGAGCCTGGCTACCTGGTGAccaaggtggtggcagtggacaGAGACTCAGGCCAGAATGCCTGGCTGTCCTACCGCCTGCTGAAGGCCAGCGAGCCAGGGCTCTTCGTGGTGGGGCTGCACACGGGCGAGGTGCGCACTGCGCGGGCCCTGCTGGACAGAGATGCACTCAAGCAGAGCCTGGTGGTGGCCGTCCAGGATCACGGACAGCCCTCTCTCTCAGCAACTGTCACACTCACCGTGGCCGTGGCCGACAGCATCCCAGACGTCCTGGCTGACCTGGGAAATCTGGAGCCCTCCGCCAGTCCTGATGACTCCAGCCTCACGCTGTACCTAGTGGTGGCAGTGACCGTGGTCTCCTGCGTCTTCCTCGCCTTTGTCATCGTGCTGCTGGCGCTCAGGCTCAGGCGCTGGCACACATCACATCTGCCCCAGGCTTCAGGAAGGGGAGTTGCGGGCGTACCCACCTCGCACTTTGTGGGTGTGGACGGGGTGCGGGCGTTCCTGCAGACCTATTCCCACGAGGTGTCCCTCACCTCGGACTCGAGGAAGAGTCACCTGATCTTCCCGCAGCCCAACTATGCTGACACGCTCATCAGCCAGGAGAGCTGTGAGAAAAATGATCTTCTATCAGCACCTCAGTCTTTACTTGAAGgcaaaaaggaaatgttttctcaGGTAAACTTTTTGTGGTAA
- the LOC112318132 gene encoding protocadherin gamma-A1 isoform X2 — MAIWVTLPGYSGQVLLFLFLVLLLEAQAGKIRYSVPEETGEGFFVGNIAEHLGLQPQELAERGVRIVSRGADGSPHPEMVLQSPLDREEEAVHHLLLTASDGGNPVHSGTLRIRVQVVDANDNPPAFTQAQYHISVLENVPLGTRLLIVKATDPDEGANGEVTYSFYNIDPKVAQIFQLDSYTGEISNKEPLDFEEYKVYPMEVQAQDGAGLMSRTKVLIKVLDINDNAPEVTITPVTTAIPENFPPATIIALISVHDQDSGDNGHTTCSIPADLPFKLEKLVDNYYRLVTERALDRELTSRYDITVTATDQGTPTLSTEMHIPLQVTDVNDNPPAFTQDSYSTYLLENNPRGASIFSVTAHDTDSDENARVTYSLVKDTIQGVPLSSYVSINSDTGILYALGSFDYEQFQDLQLRVTAQDSGDPPLSSNVSLNIFLLDQNDNAPEILYPTLPTDGSTGVELAPRSAEPGYLVTKVVAVDRDSGQNAWLSYRLLKASEPGLFVVGLHTGEVRTARALLDRDALKQSLVVAVQDHGQPSLSATVTLTVAVADSIPDVLADLGNLEPSASPDDSSLTLYLVVAVTVVSCVFLAFVIVLLALRLRRWHTSHLPQASGRGVAGVPTSHFVGVDGVRAFLQTYSHEVSLTSDSRKSHLIFPQPNYADTLISQESCEKNDLLSAPQSLLEGKKEMFSQVNFLW; from the exons ATGGCGATTTGGGTGACGCTGCCGGGCTACAGCGGGCAGGTCCTGCTGTTCCTTTTTCTAGTGCTGTTGTTGGAAGCTCAGGCCGGGAAGATCCGCTACTCCGTGCCAGAAGAGACAGGCGAAGGTTTCTTCGTGGGCAACATCGCCGAACACCTGGGGCTACAACCCCAGGAGCTGGCAGAGCGAGGAGTCCGCATCGTCTCCAGAG GAGCTGACGGATCCCCACACCCAGAGATGGTGCTGCAGAGCCCGCTGGATAGGGAAGAAGAAGCTGTCCACCATCTTCTCCTCACCGCTTCTGATGGGGGCAACCCAGTCCATTCAGGAACCCTCCGCATTCGTGTTCAGGTAGTGGATGCAAATGACAATCCTCCAGCATTTACTCAAGCACAGTACCACATAAGTGTCCTGGAGAATGTGCCACTGGGCACTCGGCTACTCATAGTAAAAGCCACTGACCCAGATGAAGGAGCCAATGGGGAAGTAACATACTCCTTTTATAATATAGACCCAAAAGTAGCCCAGATATTTCAGTTGGATTCTTACACAGGAGAAATATCAAATAAAGAACCCTTGGATTTTGAGGAATACAAAGTTTATCCAATGGAAGTTCAGGCTCAGGATGGTGCAGGCCTTATGTCTCGAACTAAGGTGCTGATCAAAGTTCTAGACATCAATGATAATGCCCCAGAAGTGACCATCACCCCTGTCACTACTGCAATCCCAGAAAACTTTCCTCCTGCAACCATAATTGCTCTCATCAGTGTGCATGACCAGGACTCTGGAGACAATGGTCACACTACATGTTCCATTCCTGCAGATTTACCCTTTAAATTAGAAAAGTTAGTTGATAATTATTACCGTTTAGTTACAGAAAGAGCACTGGACAGAGAACTTACCTCCAGGTATGACATCACAGTAACAGCAACAGATCAGGGAACTCCGACTCTATCTACTGAAATGCACATTCCATTGCAAGTGACAGATGTCAATGACAACCCCCCTGCCTTCACCCAGGACTCCTACTCCACCTACCTACTGGAAAACAACCCCAGAGGAGCCTCCATCTTCTCTGTGACAGCCCATGACACTGACAGCGATGAGAATGCACGAGTCACTTACTCCCTAGTTAAGGACACCATCCAGGGGGTACCTCTGTCCTCCTATGTTTCCATCAACTCAGACACCGGCATCCTGTATGCACTTGGATCTTTTGACTATGAGCAGTTTCAGGACCTGCAACTGAGAGTGACTGCTCAGGACAGTGGGGACCCACCGCTCAGTAGTAATGTGTCACTGAACATATTCCTGCTGGACCAGAACGACAATGCACCAGAGATTCTGTACCCCACGCTCCCCACGGACGGTTCCACTGGTGTGGAGCTGGCACCTCGCTCTGCAGAGCCTGGCTACCTGGTGAccaaggtggtggcagtggacaGAGACTCAGGCCAGAATGCCTGGCTGTCCTACCGCCTGCTGAAGGCCAGCGAGCCAGGGCTCTTCGTGGTGGGGCTGCACACGGGCGAGGTGCGCACTGCGCGGGCCCTGCTGGACAGAGATGCACTCAAGCAGAGCCTGGTGGTGGCCGTCCAGGATCACGGACAGCCCTCTCTCTCAGCAACTGTCACACTCACCGTGGCCGTGGCCGACAGCATCCCAGACGTCCTGGCTGACCTGGGAAATCTGGAGCCCTCCGCCAGTCCTGATGACTCCAGCCTCACGCTGTACCTAGTGGTGGCAGTGACCGTGGTCTCCTGCGTCTTCCTCGCCTTTGTCATCGTGCTGCTGGCGCTCAGGCTCAGGCGCTGGCACACATCACATCTGCCCCAGGCTTCAGGAAGGGGAGTTGCGGGCGTACCCACCTCGCACTTTGTGGGTGTGGACGGGGTGCGGGCGTTCCTGCAGACCTATTCCCACGAGGTGTCCCTCACCTCGGACTCGAGGAAGAGTCACCTGATCTTCCCGCAGCCCAACTATGCTGACACGCTCATCAGCCAGGAGAGCTGTGAGAAAAATGATCTTCTATCAGCACCTCAGTCTTTACTTGAAGgcaaaaaggaaatgttttctcaGGTAAACTTTTTGTGGTAA